Within Thermogemmatispora onikobensis, the genomic segment ATTACACAACTGAGGAACTGGCTCGTTCTGCAGTTGCCATCAGGCTTGCTGGAATGCCATAGGGCCTATCCACAAGTGATCGGATGGTAGGTCCTGCACGCGCCTCCGCCGGCAGTCGGCATCAGGCATCCGGCTATGCATGGGCCAGAATGGTCAAGGTCTGCACGTAAGCAAGGATGCGACTGACATCTCCGTTGGGCCGTGCGAGCCAGAAGAAATGCCCGGTTCTTCTTCGTCATCTCAACTGCCGTACGGCAAGTAACAGGGAGCTATGAGCGAATTACGATCAGAAACTATTGAGACAGGAGTCAAGACGAAGTACAGCCTTTCGGTCATTCTGCCTGCCCATAACGAAGAGGCAGCCATTGCCGGTACACTGCAAAATGTCCTGGAGACGCTGACCCCCTGGGTGCAAGACTTTGAGGTCGTAGTAGTCAACGACGGCAGCAAAGACAGCACCAAGGCTATTGTGGAGGCGCTGGCTGCTGCTGATCCGCGCATTCGGCTGATCAACCATCCGGTTAATCGCGGTTATGGGGCGGCTCTAGTCAGTGGCTTTGAGGCAGCGAGTAAAGATCTCGCCTTCTTCATGGACTCTGATGGCCAGTTCGATATCCGCGACATCGCACAATTTTTTCCGCTCATTGAGCGCTTCGACGCGGTCCTGGGCTATCGGATCAAGCGCCAGGACACCTGGATGCGCAAGCTCAATGCCTGGGGCTGGAAATGGCTCGTGCGTCTGGTTTTCGGCCTGCGCGTACGCGACATTGACTGCGCCTTCAAGCTCTACCGGTCACAGTTTTTCCGG encodes:
- a CDS encoding glycosyltransferase family 2 protein, whose protein sequence is MSELRSETIETGVKTKYSLSVILPAHNEEAAIAGTLQNVLETLTPWVQDFEVVVVNDGSKDSTKAIVEALAAADPRIRLINHPVNRGYGAALVSGFEAASKDLAFFMDSDGQFDIRDIAQFFPLIERFDAVLGYRIKRQDTWMRKLNAWGWKWLVRLVFGLRVRDIDCAFKLYRSQFFREHKLETRGAMINTEILYKFTRAGYTYTEVGVHHLPRKGGRATGARPEVIARAFRELIYYAWKWRAEERQQRRAYRAVLHE